In Sedimenticola thiotaurini, the following proteins share a genomic window:
- the gatC gene encoding Asp-tRNA(Asn)/Glu-tRNA(Gln) amidotransferase subunit GatC, whose amino-acid sequence MSLERSDVEKIAHLARLAVSEEELDAVTSDLSNILHLVAQMESVDTTGVEPMAHPLHMAQRLRADEVREVDQRDKFQSIAPLTEDGLYLVPRVIE is encoded by the coding sequence ATGTCGCTGGAAAGATCCGATGTCGAGAAGATTGCCCACCTGGCCCGTCTTGCCGTGAGTGAGGAGGAGCTGGATGCAGTCACCTCTGATCTGTCAAATATTCTGCACCTGGTGGCGCAGATGGAATCGGTGGACACCACCGGGGTGGAGCCGATGGCCCATCCACTGCACATGGCCCAGCGACTGCGGGCAGATGAGGTGCGGGAGGTGGATCAGCGGGACAAGTTCCAGTCGATCGCACCGCTGACCGAAGATGGACTCTACCTGGTTCCCCGGGTGATAGAGTGA